One region of Sulfurisphaera ohwakuensis genomic DNA includes:
- a CDS encoding HEPN domain-containing protein, protein MHELHYVLCKRSLEYLKASEDSLNRGLYDVSGLLAQISAELSIKSTILFLGYSFPETHEIRKLLSILSSLTLRDEIQNFVKSRRGELILLENARTRGQYLSYGLDREDAEVCLNIAKEIISLMKKIWGNKWCSD, encoded by the coding sequence ATGCATGAATTACATTATGTGTTATGTAAGAGATCTTTAGAATACTTAAAAGCATCTGAAGATTCTTTAAATAGAGGTTTATACGACGTTAGTGGCTTATTAGCACAAATATCTGCAGAACTTTCAATTAAATCTACAATACTATTTTTAGGATATTCATTTCCAGAAACACACGAAATTAGGAAACTACTTAGTATTTTATCTTCTTTAACTTTAAGAGATGAAATACAAAACTTTGTTAAGTCTAGAAGAGGAGAATTAATACTCTTAGAGAACGCTAGAACGAGAGGGCAATATTTATCTTACGGTTTAGATAGAGAAGATGCGGAAGTTTGTTTAAATATTGCTAAGGAGATTATTAGTTTAATGAAAAAGATATGGGGGAATAAGTGGTGTTCGGATTAG
- a CDS encoding nucleotidyltransferase domain-containing protein: MFGLERIKFLEENWRNIAEIVLRKSREIADVKEVIIFGSVIKGRTMGASDLDLALIVRGLDKSEISKLLIKIHSALPDEISEIIDLTIIAEEDEDDFLKFVGNNYVIISD; this comes from the coding sequence GTGTTCGGATTAGAAAGAATAAAATTTTTAGAGGAAAATTGGAGAAATATTGCTGAGATAGTTTTACGTAAATCTAGGGAAATAGCCGATGTAAAGGAGGTGATAATTTTCGGCTCGGTTATTAAGGGCAGAACTATGGGTGCAAGTGACTTAGATCTCGCCCTAATTGTTAGGGGGTTAGATAAGAGTGAGATTAGTAAACTATTAATTAAAATACATTCAGCCTTACCAGATGAAATTTCAGAAATAATAGATTTGACCATAATCGCTGAAGAAGATGAAGATGATTTTCTAAAATTCGTAGGTAATAATTATGTCATAATTAGTGATTAA
- the sdx gene encoding sulredoxin: MVWKRTISAKALEKAKSAAVKVEDKVIFIANVNGNLYAMDAVCSHARCILGKLDEEKLTVRCYCHLALFDLRTGQMLEPPYVAPDAPKEKLGLKTYQIRDNNGWIEVDV; encoded by the coding sequence ATGGTATGGAAAAGAACTATTTCGGCAAAGGCCTTAGAAAAAGCAAAAAGTGCTGCAGTTAAAGTAGAGGACAAAGTGATTTTTATCGCAAATGTTAACGGTAATCTTTATGCAATGGATGCAGTATGTTCACACGCTAGGTGTATTTTAGGTAAATTAGATGAAGAGAAACTAACCGTTAGATGTTACTGCCATTTAGCATTATTTGATCTAAGGACTGGGCAAATGCTAGAACCTCCTTATGTAGCACCAGATGCACCAAAAGAGAAACTAGGATTAAAAACATATCAAATTAGGGATAATAACGGTTGGATAGAAGTAGACGTATGA
- a CDS encoding peroxiredoxin codes for MKVGDKAPLFEGITDTGEKFSLSDYIGKHDIVLYFYPKDDTPGCTREACAFRDNWNLLQGYDVVVIGISSDDVESHKKFKQKYNLPFILISDPDKKIRELYGAKGFILPARITFVIDKKGIIRHIYNSQLNPENHVKEALKTLEMLKKEEESVS; via the coding sequence ATGAAAGTCGGAGATAAAGCACCATTGTTTGAAGGGATAACTGATACTGGAGAGAAGTTTTCTTTATCAGATTATATAGGAAAACATGATATCGTACTTTATTTCTATCCTAAAGATGATACTCCAGGATGTACAAGGGAAGCTTGTGCATTTAGGGATAATTGGAACCTTCTACAAGGCTATGATGTTGTAGTCATAGGTATAAGTTCTGATGATGTGGAATCTCATAAAAAGTTTAAGCAAAAGTATAATTTACCGTTTATACTTATCAGTGACCCGGACAAGAAAATCAGAGAATTATATGGAGCAAAGGGCTTTATTTTACCCGCTAGGATTACATTTGTAATTGATAAAAAAGGGATCATACGCCATATTTATAATTCTCAACTTAATCCAGAAAACCATGTTAAAGAAGCTTTAAAAACTCTAGAAATGCTTAAGAAAGAAGAGGAATCAGTAAGCTGA
- a CDS encoding helix-turn-helix domain-containing protein: MIKKVDIKVVHEDCWTHHMPYDAYTINLQVYPNKNYLRSRIMINSTDKEAIKLMKDHKSVVKVMNISKLKDGYYVDFLNTYRGSIAGVLYDKEVLILGNKIKGNSELWSFVTHSKNLNELFEELRSLGKIEEIRTEDFNPSFTLDLTDMERKVLMVALSRGYLDYPRRATADEIARLLNISKVTFLYHLRNAQKKIITYLLKSAY, from the coding sequence ATGATTAAAAAAGTAGATATAAAAGTGGTTCACGAAGATTGTTGGACACATCATATGCCATATGATGCATATACAATTAATCTACAAGTCTATCCAAACAAGAATTACTTACGAAGTAGAATTATGATCAATTCAACAGATAAAGAAGCAATAAAATTGATGAAAGATCATAAAAGCGTCGTGAAAGTTATGAATATAAGTAAACTTAAAGACGGCTACTACGTGGATTTTCTCAATACTTATAGAGGTTCTATTGCTGGAGTGCTATATGACAAAGAAGTTCTAATACTTGGAAATAAAATAAAAGGGAATTCTGAGTTATGGAGTTTTGTTACCCATAGTAAAAATTTAAACGAATTATTTGAAGAATTAAGAAGCCTAGGCAAAATAGAAGAGATAAGGACTGAAGATTTTAACCCCTCTTTTACTCTAGATTTAACTGACATGGAAAGGAAAGTCTTGATGGTGGCTTTATCGAGAGGTTATCTTGATTATCCAAGAAGAGCAACCGCTGATGAAATTGCCAGGTTATTGAATATTAGCAAAGTTACTTTCCTTTACCATTTAAGAAATGCACAGAAAAAAATTATAACTTACTTATTAAAATCAGCTTACTGA